The region tgttagagagtacaggaaggctgtaacgaatttagccaataaagagggtatagtaaagtcgaagcaaggagtgctccgttgggccccatttaatgcctgccacaaagcgaagcacatggcaaaaaagagtgagtcttttctttagcatgtttatatgcatcgaccatgacagatcgcggtcaatgataatgcccaaaaatctatGTTgagagacgtatggtattgcaaccccttgaagagttaccgggtagtggcagacaaatttgcgcgtgaatgcgaccacagcacatttttcagctgccaagtgcaaaccctgacgccgtaggtaccttgaagtttgatgacacggcacgttgtaatctcgcacgcatttgcggacgtgtcgaacccgacgcccagatgcagataagCATAGGCACTGATATGAATGTTaatgggaagttcattcaccagtccaatcaatgccacgttaaatagggttgggctaagaactcctccctgaggaactccacggcaaacctgatgacgggtagtctccccatcaggcgtagacatgtaaacagaccggccgttgaggtagctcccaatccacgaatacatccggccgccaacgccaatgtcgtcaagggcatcaaggatggcgtcatgaagtacattatcgtaaggcccccttgatgtccaagaagacagcagcgacgagtcggcgactacgtttttcatgttccactgtcgatatgaggtcgattacgctgtcaatcaaagaacgtcccctccggaacccggtcatcatatccggatagagagcattctgctctaaaaaccattcgagccgcgccagcaccattcgctccataactttgccgacgcagcttgctagtgcaactggccggtatgacgtaagctcataaggaggtttgccaggcttcaaaagtgcaaccaggcggctgatcttccagtgttctggaacgattccggaagcccatgtatcattgtagtaactgagcagcacagttcggccttccatgccaaggtgagagagggacgcgtacgaaatcccgtcaggaccaggtacagatggacgcctacacggTAGGAAAATTATGGAATGGGTGGCGGTAGAGCCTGGcagcaaaatagaaggcaaggtagaGATACCTCTCGACGTCAGGTCCAAAATCAAAATTCCCCCATACCAAAAAAACATGCACATTCAGTTCAAAATAGATtgaagaaaacataggacgaagGCTATGGCtaaaaagttcagagagctgcctgctgaGAAGGTAGCATACTTAGATGCCGCTGGGGGTCTTGAGGGGGCTGCGGCTTCGGCCGTTGTAAATTTTCAGGGAACACCCCTGATCACTgcctcagtcagaacccagaacacagaacctgctgaagaagtggcggtggcgctcgccctggCAGGATCTAATGCAAGGTACATCCTTAGCGACAGTAAGTCcactgtcagaaattttagtaagggcttggCCTCTTAggaagccaaacgcattctggaaagcatgccAAAACATTTGCCAAAACAGCTtgctgcactattctggataccagcacatgaagaaataactggtaacgaggccgctcacctgctagcccgagtaacctacatccaggcagcagcggagcaaccggTCAGCAAAAATCTTTAGGATGCCCCAATCACATACAAGAAAATTACAGATAATTACTAATTAGGAAGAAGAGTATACACTCCTCCGGACGTATCTCTTAGTCACAAAGAGGCTTACATCTGGATGAGGATCTAAGCAGGGATATACATAACGCCAGCCAGAATTGCTAAAATCCCAAGTGGCGAAAAATGTATCGACTGTGGGGAAAGGGGTACGCTcaaccacattacttgggaataCCTAAGCTCAACAGtggctaaggaagaaataaatagttttgaaaCCTTGGAAGCGCTGCTGCGGAGTCAgaaccccaacgcgcagcgcaaagcaacccgcatggcggctgaggccgtgaagaatCAGCTACCcatcctcagccgacggcctctcctcctgatcgggcttaggcttcggccgagcctgagagggggtaggaAGACCACCACCTGCCGGAAATAAAATTTTTCTGGACTGCGCTGGATCGTAAGTGAGATCAGACCGGAGTAAAACCGGAAGTGACGCCGTCAGATTGGAAATGGCACCACCTAAAGTTATGTGAGCTATACCTGAAGTGACAGCCGGAAGTGATGTGGTGGCTTGGTTAAAGCGGCGCTGCATATGTACGCGTATATCATCTTACCTTTTctaaaggccttcaccctaaaaTCTTTGATCTAAGAGCCTTTGCCTGAAAGGCTGTTGAGACTTTAGTGCTAGTTACTAactggtaaaaaaaaatatattatcTAGTATAGCGCCCGGTGACTTACAAATGCTtgtgcattcacagcacgtaagtagtcttaagtgccctccgtaattttttttagATCGCTAGCTCTTAAGACGATCTCCGGCTCCTACATAATTGTGACTGCAACATAAAGCATTCTGTGCACACCTCAACCTCATTGTGAGGGAAACAAGGAAGGAccgaatgaaagaaggaagagagaaagaaccGCCATAGTGGAGTGTTCCGGTgaaattttgacaacctggggttcttttaatgtgcactgacatagcgcagcacacgtgtcttttaaggcgaaagccttgatGTCCCATTCGACGAAATTCCGTCAGTGACTGTCGTCGTTAAGGCCTAGAGATGGCCCCAAAAAGATGGCCATCGCAACAGCCGTCGTCTGCTCACCGAAACGGCGAGAGGGATGACGGAATGCACCACAGGTACTAGCGTTCGAGCCTATTTACTAACGTGCCATCAAACGACCTGATTCAGCTGCTACCGCAAAGATGTTCCCGCGTTCCTGTAGCTGTTGCATTGCCACCTGGTGAGCGAGAATGCGAGCGACGAGCACGGCTATACATCTTCGCTGGTAGTGGACTTCTTCCATTCCTCCTAATAAGGTGCTCTCAATGAACTTTTGTCTGCTTCCCTGTACCACTGCCGGGCTCGAAGCCGCAGAACGGCAATTTCAAGCTTGCATTCCTAGTTTAGGTGTTAAATCGTTCGGGCCATCCCTATAACCGCCCCAGCGAAGAGGTAGAAGACCGCTGGAAGACTAGTGCGGTCACGCGCTCTCTTGCGGGCTGGTCGCCCATATTTGCTTAGGGTGCACGCATTAAAGCCCTCTTTTCTTTGGGTGCCTGCTCGTAACCCATCCTTAACAACATGTgagtagcagcagcagatgaTCTCATGGCGGAGATTACAGACTGTTCCGTGCCACTTAAATGCAATCCACGCATTGTATTGTCGTGCCCTGCATTCTAAGGCAAGAACTTAGAGAGAAGAAGacaaaagaaggaagaagaagaagaagacaaaagaaggaagaagaagaagacaaaagaaggaagaagaagaagacaaaagaaggaagaagaagaagacaaaagaaggaagaagaagaagacaaaagaaggaagaagaagaagacaaaagaagaagaagacaaaagaagaagaagaagaagacagaagaagaagaagaagacagaagacagaagaggaagaagaagacagaagacagaagaagaagacagaagaagaagaagaagaagaagacagaagacagaagaagaagacagaagaagaagaagaagaagaagaagaagaagaagaagaagaaagaagacagaagaagaagaagaagaagaagaaagaagacagaagaagacagaagaagaagaagaagaagaagaagaagaagaagaagaagaagaagaagaagaagaagaagaagaagaagaagaagaagaagaagaagaagaagaagaagaagacgcgtGCGGCTTGTAGCGCAGGTAGTGTTCGGTGAGCCGCCATTGCGTCAACTGAACTCCGAGTCCAGCCAGCATCGCTTGTGGCTGTGGCAGCATGGAGCCCGAGCCGCCGCCGCCAGGCAATCTTCCGACGGTGCTCGTCAGCCGCGGGAGCCTGTACGTGATCGTCGCCGTGATGGGCCTCTCCGTCCTTGGGTGCGTGTGCGCCCTCGCCTACTCCCTGGCAAACTACGCCCGGCTCAAGCAGAACGCCGAGGAGGCACGCAGATACATCGCGTCCCGGGCCAAGGCGGCCGACCTGCAGCACAGCGGCAGCTCCTGGACCGGCGCAGCAGCCCACGCCCGTTCGACTACTGTGAAGATGGCCCTGGCGTCGGAAACTCCGGCTGCCGGAAACAACCCTGGTGGTCTCGGTGCGCGAGCACCGAACAAACGACGGATGGCTCCGGGCCGGACCGTCAATGGAACAGTGTCCGACGTGGTGGCCGAGCAGGTAGCGCCTGGCACGGAGCGTGCCGGGTCCGCGCTCTCTTCTGTAGGCGCGGCCTCCGTCGTGAGTGCGAACGCCATGAAGCACGGCTTAACCAAAGCTGCGTGAGACGTATGCTGTGCCCGTCGGCGCGTTTTGTAGTTGTTCGCCGACGGAATGCAGCACCCAACTTGCTTGCGTGAGCGAATGCTCTCAAGAATACGGTGTTGCAACAAGGATGCTCCTCGATCGTGAAACAGATATTATGTCGAGAACTTTCAGCTTCGATTAAAACTCTTTATCTCACCCTTTCTCcttatgtttttctttcttctagcTCTCAAAATAGTTCGCGAAACGTGTCGGAGGCTCGTTAAGTAACGTTGCATCATGATTACGCGAGCGTACATAGGGACACATTTGTAGTGTATTAGGTTGGGTAACTGTGTAAAGGACATCGCAATCACAGTACATAGTAGTTCTTGGTCCGCATGTCCGTTATACGGTTCTTAATGGTTTTGGCGACGCAGTAGTTGAATGCTCAACATGAGTGCCCACAGGGTTTCTCAAGTGATACGGTAAGGAAACCGCGCACCCATATCTGTTCGTAGTAAGTGGGCTATTGGTTTATTCGTTACTGATACCAACCCACTATCCAATCGGGTGGCTGCATCAAATACCGTATACGATTATCGAATAGCCGACAGTTAGTGGCGCTGTGCAGACAGGCTGTTTTCTTTATTGATACTTTTATCCACATTAACAATTCAAAACTCGAATGATCCGTGGCAGCTGGATTACGcctgcgtaatttttttttcacacaaaatAGTGCCTAACGCCACCACTAAGACTATGTGGTGCTATGAAATGCTTTGCAAAACTGCTTTTGCGAATTCTACAATGCGTCACAGGTGGTACTAACAGCACTGCTTGTATCGGAATCTGGCAGGTCATTAGGTGTTTAACGAGACGTTTTCCTGATTTTTATTGCTAGTTTCGGCCACATTGACCGTCATCGCGTGCGGGATCATGAACCTACCGTTGCTGTTCAGGCGAGAATTCCTCTACTTTAGCGTGCAGCTCGGAGCCCTTGAAGTAGCGCCATCTGTTATCAGTGTCCCTATCTAGTTTATCGCAAAAGGCGTTTCCAGTCTCAGTACACCTGCCACGAGCACCCGTCCGTTCATTGCGATGACCGAGTGGTTTACAGCGTCAGGACACTTTTATGTTCCGCAAGCGCGTTGGTTCTAATTCAGCTCAGCGCGATGTTTTTGGCGCAAGTAAATACGTTCCTGCTGTAAATTTTAGCGCGCTAATCAGAGTACGTATAGGCACTAGTTTCCGCCTGCGCATACAGCGAGTTTATGGCGATGTTCGGTGGAGATTAGCAAGAGACAGAGCTAACAGCACTTCATACTAGAAAGTAGAATACACTTTTTGCATTTCCATCATAATTTAAGCCTTCTTTTTCAAGCAGCTTTTCATTGCAGCTGAAGAGATATCTTGGACTTATATGAGAACACTGCACGTCGCCTTCTGCGTCCCGAAAAGTTCAACGCGAGAAGAGCAGCAAAGTACAGGTTGTCTGTAGTTGGTTCTTCTGTGCACCTGCAAAACATGGAGAACAAGGCGGTGTAAATACGCACCGTAGAGCCTCTACTACATGCGACACAGAAAGAGAAGCacggaggttaactaggcgacgcccagtacGCTACCCTAGACGTAGGAAGGGAGCTATAGAAAGGGAAAGAGTAAAGACAGATCATTTTTCCACGTCCGTAGGTCAATACTAACAGGGTTCACAGGGCGCAGGCTAAATTTTTACAACCTTAAACTTaatcctgagtccttcaagagctTGAAAAGCGCCTTCACAGCTATCTTCTGAGATGAAGGTTtagtccaaggacccagaatgTTGGATTTTGTAAGGGGTCGATAATCTAAGCGGCGGAGCGTTGCAGCCAGGGCGACACGCTCATATTCAAACCGGGAGTACTCCCAAAGTAGACGCTCAATTGTCTTTTCGCACCCGCAGTTCTCACTCGCAGGAGGGTCTGCCATTGCGAATAAATGGGAGTAGGCGTTTGTAAACGCCGTTCCCAGCCGCAGGTGACAGCCACAGGTGAAgattgagttgaagtaaggggtcgagGTGGTGCAAACGGCATGCGGAGTCTTCAGGGGTAGACGCGAGAACTGTTTGTATTTCGTCCGGCTACGCTGTTCTACCTATAGCATTCACCTGTGCCAACTCGCCCAAGGTTCCATCTTACTGCAGATAACATAACATTTTTTTAGAGGATAACTTACGATGTTGGGGTATCAGCGCATTGTATACATCCCGAGATGGCGTTTTTCCTCGGCTTCTATTGACCGCGAGAGGTGGTATCAACATCCGTACAACACTGTCGTAAGTAAAAGATTATAATCTGGTTATATGACGCCAATTGGCACAGGAAGCGTTTGAAATTATGTGCAGCTTAGAGTCGGTTTTCACTGCCGAATAGATCAAGAAGCTCGACACCCATGTGGTAACAGACATTGCGAAAAATGATTGTTTTTGCTGCACATTACAGCGACTGGAATATAAGCGCaccagagaaaaataaaaagttcaGGAGCGTTCACGTAATGTGACACCAGTTTAAGCGACAGTTTACGATGTCATTTAACACGGACGACGCGATTTACGCAGAACATATCTACAACAGCTGACGCTCGAAATATCTCGCCGAGTATCCACCCTCACCGGCACAATGAAGACAGCACCCTTAGTTTTTGCATACAAAAACTGGATTAAACTGAAAAGAACTAAAATGATGTGAGTTCTACTGTACCCCACCT is a window of Amblyomma americanum isolate KBUSLIRL-KWMA chromosome 4, ASM5285725v1, whole genome shotgun sequence DNA encoding:
- the LOC144130332 gene encoding uncharacterized protein LOC144130332, whose product is MEPEPPPPGNLPTVLVSRGSLYVIVAVMGLSVLGCVCALAYSLANYARLKQNAEEARRYIASRAKAADLQHSGSSWTGAAAHARSTTVKMALASETPAAGNNPGGLGARAPNKRRMAPGRTVNGTVSDVVAEQVAPGTERAGSALSSVGAASVVSANAMKHGLTKAA